A portion of the Flavobacterium magnum genome contains these proteins:
- a CDS encoding MBL fold metallo-hydrolase: MKLYPIEAGNFKLDGGAMFGVVPKTIWNKTNPADGNNLIDLAARCLLIEDGKRLILIDTGMGDKQSEKFFGYYSLWGSHSIDNSLARHGFHRDDITDVFMTHLHFDHCGGSVRWNKDRTGYEPAFKNATFWSNEDHWQWAVHPNPREKASFLPENILPMQESGQLQFVNKPQNDFVSGSELGFGIFFADGHTDKMMLPQIHFKGMVICFMADLLPTAGHLPLPYVMGYDTRPLLTLPEKEKFLQAAAEHHYYLFLEHDAHNEIITVENTEKGVRLRDVYRCADIL, encoded by the coding sequence ATGAAGCTATACCCTATCGAAGCCGGAAATTTCAAACTCGACGGCGGCGCCATGTTTGGCGTAGTGCCCAAAACCATCTGGAACAAGACCAACCCCGCGGACGGAAATAACCTGATTGACCTTGCAGCGCGTTGTCTCCTGATAGAGGATGGCAAGCGCCTGATCCTGATTGACACAGGAATGGGCGACAAACAGTCTGAGAAATTCTTTGGTTATTATTCGCTATGGGGCTCCCATTCTATAGACAACTCGTTAGCCAGGCACGGTTTCCACCGCGACGACATCACTGATGTGTTTATGACTCACCTTCACTTCGACCATTGCGGCGGCAGCGTACGGTGGAACAAAGACCGAACCGGTTATGAGCCTGCTTTTAAAAATGCAACATTCTGGAGCAATGAAGACCATTGGCAATGGGCGGTCCATCCGAATCCGCGCGAAAAAGCGTCATTCCTGCCGGAGAACATCCTGCCAATGCAGGAATCCGGACAATTGCAATTCGTAAACAAGCCACAAAATGATTTCGTGTCCGGATCGGAACTGGGTTTCGGGATTTTTTTCGCCGATGGGCATACCGATAAGATGATGCTTCCACAAATACATTTCAAAGGCATGGTCATCTGCTTTATGGCTGATTTGCTGCCCACTGCCGGCCATTTACCGCTGCCCTACGTGATGGGTTATGACACACGGCCGTTGCTTACCCTGCCGGAGAAAGAAAAATTCCTGCAGGCCGCCGCCGAGCATCACTATTACCTTTTTCTTGAGCACGATGCGCACAATGAGATCATAACAGTCGAAAATACTGAAAAGGGGGTCCGACTCCGCGACGTTTATCGTTGTGCGGACATACTGTAA
- a CDS encoding HesB/IscA family protein, with protein sequence MIKVSDSASRKIVEMMKEDGFDAARDYVRVGVKSGGCSGLSYELKFDKALGETDKVFEDNAVRIAVEKKSFLYLAGTVLEFSGGLNGKGFVFNNPNATRTCGCGESFSL encoded by the coding sequence ATGATAAAAGTATCAGATTCAGCCAGCAGGAAAATCGTGGAGATGATGAAAGAAGACGGTTTTGATGCTGCCAGAGATTATGTGCGCGTGGGTGTGAAAAGCGGAGGCTGCAGCGGATTATCATACGAACTGAAGTTTGACAAAGCCCTGGGTGAAACCGATAAGGTGTTCGAGGACAACGCTGTACGCATTGCTGTTGAGAAAAAATCGTTCCTGTATTTAGCCGGTACGGTTTTGGAGTTCTCCGGCGGATTGAACGGAAAAGGCTTTGTGTTCAACAACCCCAACGCAACGAGGACCTGCGGTTGCGGAGAATCGTTTTCACTTTAA
- the sufB gene encoding Fe-S cluster assembly protein SufB, whose protein sequence is MSKYTEDDLKIELENKEYEYGFYTDIESDTFPIGLNEDIVRAISTKKDEPQWMTDWRIDAFRAWQEMTEPTWANVHYEKPDFQAISYYSAPKQVDPNKTLDDVDPELLAMYKKLGISIDEQKKMNNVAMDIVVDSVSVATTFKKTLAEKGIIFCPISEAIKEHPELVQKYLGTVVPQKDNFYAALNSAVFSDGSFCYIPKGVRCPMELSTYFRINQAGTGQFERTLVIADAGSYVSYLEGCTAPSRDENQLHAAVVELIALDDAEIKYSTVQNWYPGNKEGKGGVFNFVTKRGLCEKNAKISWTQVETGSAVTWKYPSCVLKGDNSVGEFYSIAVTNNFQQADTGTKMIHLGRNTKSTIISKGISAGKSQNSYRGLVQIGARAENARNFSQCDSLLMGNNCGAHTFPYIESKNTTAKIEHEATTSKIGEDQVFYCNQRGIPTEKAIALIVNGFSKDVLNKLPMEFAVEAQKLLEISLEGSVG, encoded by the coding sequence ATGTCAAAATACACTGAGGACGATTTAAAAATTGAACTCGAAAATAAAGAGTACGAATACGGTTTTTATACCGATATAGAGTCCGATACGTTTCCCATCGGTCTGAACGAGGACATCGTTCGCGCCATCTCCACGAAGAAGGATGAGCCGCAATGGATGACCGACTGGCGCATCGACGCCTTCCGGGCCTGGCAGGAAATGACCGAACCCACCTGGGCTAACGTGCATTATGAGAAGCCGGACTTCCAGGCCATTTCATATTATTCTGCGCCCAAGCAGGTCGACCCGAACAAAACCCTCGATGACGTTGATCCGGAGTTGTTGGCGATGTACAAAAAGCTGGGCATCTCGATCGACGAGCAGAAAAAAATGAACAACGTTGCAATGGATATTGTCGTTGATTCGGTTTCTGTAGCCACGACCTTCAAGAAAACCCTGGCCGAAAAAGGAATCATTTTCTGCCCGATTTCCGAAGCGATTAAAGAGCATCCGGAATTGGTCCAAAAATACCTGGGCACCGTAGTGCCGCAAAAAGACAATTTCTACGCCGCATTGAACTCGGCGGTTTTTTCCGACGGTTCTTTTTGTTATATACCGAAAGGGGTGCGTTGCCCGATGGAATTGTCCACGTATTTCCGCATCAACCAGGCCGGAACCGGCCAATTTGAACGCACACTCGTCATTGCCGATGCCGGCAGCTATGTCTCCTACCTCGAAGGTTGTACCGCGCCGAGCCGTGATGAAAACCAACTGCACGCCGCAGTGGTCGAACTCATAGCGCTTGACGATGCCGAAATCAAGTATTCGACCGTGCAGAACTGGTATCCCGGGAACAAGGAGGGCAAGGGCGGCGTATTCAATTTTGTGACCAAAAGGGGTTTGTGCGAGAAAAATGCCAAAATCTCCTGGACGCAGGTCGAAACCGGTTCAGCCGTGACATGGAAATATCCTTCCTGTGTGCTGAAAGGCGACAATTCGGTAGGCGAATTTTATTCGATCGCGGTGACTAACAATTTCCAGCAGGCCGATACGGGGACCAAAATGATCCATTTGGGCAGGAACACAAAATCAACCATCATCTCCAAGGGAATCTCCGCCGGCAAATCGCAAAACAGCTACCGCGGATTGGTGCAGATTGGCGCACGGGCTGAAAACGCAAGGAATTTTTCGCAATGCGACTCACTGCTGATGGGGAACAACTGCGGCGCGCATACCTTCCCGTACATTGAGAGCAAAAACACCACGGCGAAAATCGAGCATGAAGCTACAACCAGCAAGATCGGCGAAGACCAGGTGTTCTATTGCAACCAGCGCGGAATCCCCACCGAGAAAGCCATCGCATTGATCGTGAACGGCTTCAGCAAAGACGTGTTGAACAAATTGCCTATGGAATTTGCTGTGGAAGCACAGAAATTGCTTGAAATCTCACTTGAGGGTTCCGTCGGCTAA